The following coding sequences are from one Clostridia bacterium window:
- the argB gene encoding acetylglutamate kinase, translating into MVLTALEKAGILIEALPYIRRFYGKTVVIKYGGHAMTDCKLKEAVIRDVILMKFVGMHPVLVHGGGPEITAMLERLHIPSTFVNGERVTDASTMEIVEMVLVGKVNKEIVALINRAGGKAVGLSGKDGCLIQASKKEVSGSDQADLGFVGQIVNINPEIIRTVIDQGYIPVVAPVGVGNQGEGYNINADFVAGALASALQADKLVLLTDVEGIKGPGGKILSSISTSQVPTLIREGIIRGGMIPKVKCCVEALENGISSAHIIDGRIPHSLLLEIFTDEGIGTMVTREKLASE; encoded by the coding sequence ATGGTGCTTACGGCCTTGGAAAAAGCAGGAATACTAATAGAGGCACTTCCCTACATACGCCGCTTTTATGGAAAGACGGTTGTAATCAAATATGGTGGGCATGCCATGACCGACTGCAAACTGAAAGAGGCCGTAATTCGGGACGTGATTTTGATGAAATTTGTAGGTATGCACCCAGTATTAGTACACGGCGGCGGACCTGAGATCACAGCTATGCTGGAGCGCTTACATATACCGTCAACTTTCGTAAACGGGGAGCGAGTAACTGATGCCTCCACCATGGAGATCGTGGAAATGGTGCTGGTGGGTAAAGTTAATAAGGAAATAGTGGCTCTCATCAACCGAGCTGGAGGCAAGGCAGTTGGCCTAAGCGGCAAAGATGGTTGTCTCATTCAAGCCAGCAAGAAGGAAGTGTCTGGCTCAGATCAGGCTGATTTAGGTTTTGTTGGCCAAATAGTAAATATAAACCCCGAGATTATTCGAACCGTGATTGATCAAGGGTATATACCGGTAGTTGCTCCGGTAGGCGTGGGAAATCAAGGGGAAGGGTACAACATCAATGCCGACTTTGTTGCCGGAGCTTTGGCTTCGGCGTTGCAGGCAGACAAATTGGTGCTCTTAACCGATGTGGAAGGAATCAAGGGGCCAGGTGGCAAAATCTTGTCATCTATTAGCACTTCCCAAGTGCCTACCTTGATAAGGGAAGGGATTATTAGAGGGGGGATGATTCCTAAAGTAAAGTGTTGCGTTGAAGCTTTGGAGAATGGCATCTCTTCAGCTCACATCATCGATGGACGCATCCCCCATTCCCTCTTGTTGGAGATTTTCACCGATGAAGGCATTGGGACTATGGTAACACGAGAAAAGCTTGCTAGCGAATAA
- a CDS encoding acetylornithine transaminase, whose protein sequence is MDNHEVISLGTQYIMSTYARPPVAIVKGQGVRVWDADGKSYLDFVAGIAVNALGHCHPNVVQAIKNQAEKLIHCSNLYWSEPQVRLAELLAKHSGLDQVFFCNSGAEANEAAIKLARKYSKERRGPNRYHIITMTGSFHGRTMGALTATAQEKIHHGFEPLLPGFSYAQFNDLSAVEANIRPETCAVMVEPVQGESGVNLAEPGFLIGLEKVCRQHQLLLIVDEVQCGLGRTGQFLAFQHFGIRPDIVVLAKALGGGLPIGAILATTEVASAFRPGSHGSTFGANPVACAASEAVIETLEKEGLIENARKQGEYFLRRLKELASLPQFRPLVKDVRGMGLMLAMELTIPGARVVDSCREKGLLINCTAENVLRFLPPLIVNAAEIDAAAAILAEALEEETQSNSKEEH, encoded by the coding sequence TTGGATAATCACGAGGTCATTAGTTTGGGTACCCAGTATATTATGTCAACTTATGCTCGACCGCCGGTGGCTATAGTTAAGGGCCAAGGGGTCAGAGTTTGGGATGCCGATGGTAAGTCATATCTAGATTTTGTAGCCGGAATCGCGGTCAATGCTTTAGGCCATTGCCACCCTAACGTAGTTCAAGCCATTAAAAATCAAGCCGAGAAGCTGATCCATTGTTCCAATTTATATTGGAGTGAGCCACAAGTAAGGCTGGCTGAGCTCCTGGCCAAGCATTCCGGCCTAGATCAGGTCTTCTTTTGTAACAGCGGCGCTGAGGCTAATGAAGCGGCCATTAAGCTGGCGCGGAAGTACAGCAAGGAACGCCGTGGGCCCAACCGCTATCATATCATTACCATGACGGGATCCTTCCATGGCCGGACCATGGGAGCCCTAACAGCTACGGCCCAGGAAAAGATTCATCACGGGTTTGAGCCCTTGCTGCCGGGTTTCAGTTATGCGCAGTTCAACGACTTGTCTGCGGTAGAGGCCAACATCCGACCTGAAACTTGTGCAGTTATGGTAGAACCGGTGCAAGGGGAAAGCGGGGTGAACTTGGCTGAACCTGGTTTCCTAATTGGGCTGGAAAAGGTATGTCGCCAACACCAATTGCTGCTGATTGTTGACGAAGTACAATGTGGTTTGGGGCGAACCGGTCAGTTTTTGGCCTTTCAGCATTTTGGTATCAGGCCAGATATAGTTGTTCTGGCCAAAGCTTTGGGTGGGGGTCTGCCCATAGGGGCAATTCTGGCTACTACCGAAGTAGCTTCAGCTTTCCGGCCCGGAAGCCATGGATCGACCTTTGGGGCCAATCCAGTTGCCTGTGCAGCTTCCGAGGCAGTCATTGAAACCTTGGAGAAGGAAGGCCTAATTGAAAATGCTCGTAAGCAGGGGGAATACTTCTTAAGGCGCCTTAAGGAGTTGGCTAGTTTGCCGCAATTTCGACCTCTAGTTAAGGACGTCCGGGGAATGGGGCTGATGCTGGCTATGGAACTAACTATTCCCGGGGCTCGAGTCGTAGATAGCTGTCGAGAAAAGGGGTTGCTCATTAACTGCACGGCCGAGAACGTGCTTCGCTTCTTGCCTCCCCTCATAGTTAACGCTGCTGAAATCGATGCGGCCGCTGCCATTTTAGCTGAAGCGTTGGAGGAGGAAACCCAATCCAATAGCAAGGAGGAACACTGA